Proteins encoded within one genomic window of Funiculus sociatus GB2-C1:
- a CDS encoding inositol monophosphatase family protein, protein MNDVFEQVLKFANETTARIGKQLMQDFGQVQASQKADGSLVTQADKWADREIREAIAEAFPSHDVLSEEAEHTFYGAEWCWVIDPIDGTTNFTRGIPIWGISMGLLYQGTPVFGYVHFPPINQTFHAFWYSGGEKNGAFLNNQPIHTSPDSPSHNHFFCLCARSTSVLQKPFPCKIRMLGVTTYNFVAVASGTTLGGVESTPKIWDIAAVWVILQAAGGVWVSLKDEAVFPLQEGEDYGDRSFPTLTVARPELVPVFQPLVQFLGNKK, encoded by the coding sequence AGACTACCGCTAGAATTGGCAAGCAGCTAATGCAAGATTTTGGGCAAGTGCAAGCTTCCCAAAAAGCTGATGGGAGTCTGGTGACGCAAGCGGATAAGTGGGCGGATCGGGAAATTCGAGAAGCGATCGCTGAAGCTTTTCCCAGCCACGATGTCTTAAGCGAAGAAGCTGAACACACTTTTTATGGTGCCGAATGGTGTTGGGTGATTGACCCCATCGATGGTACAACAAACTTTACACGGGGAATTCCTATTTGGGGAATTTCAATGGGTTTGTTGTATCAAGGTACACCTGTTTTCGGGTACGTACATTTTCCCCCCATCAACCAAACCTTTCACGCCTTTTGGTATAGCGGGGGAGAGAAAAATGGTGCCTTTTTAAACAATCAACCGATTCACACCAGCCCTGACTCTCCCAGCCACAATCACTTTTTCTGCTTGTGTGCCAGAAGTACCTCTGTTTTGCAGAAACCTTTCCCCTGTAAAATTCGGATGCTGGGTGTCACTACCTACAACTTTGTTGCTGTTGCTTCTGGTACTACCCTCGGCGGTGTCGAGTCTACGCCGAAAATTTGGGATATTGCAGCAGTGTGGGTAATTTTACAAGCTGCTGGCGGGGTTTGGGTGTCCCTGAAGGATGAAGCGGTGTTTCCGTTGCAAGAAGGGGAGGATTATGGCGATCGCTCTTTCCCCACTTTAACCGTTGCTCGTCCCGAATTGGTGCC